DNA sequence from the Vicia villosa cultivar HV-30 ecotype Madison, WI unplaced genomic scaffold, Vvil1.0 ctg.002998F_1_1, whole genome shotgun sequence genome:
ttgacatttttgtgtggtcctaccaagatatgcctgggttggatacagatattgtggagcatcgcttgccgttgaaaccagaatgtcctcctgtcaagcaaaagttaagaaggagtcatcctgatatggcagaaaagattaagaatgaggtcttgaaacagatagatgcaggtttccttgtcacttctgtatatcctcaatggattgccaatattgtgcctgttccgaagaaagacggaaaagttcgcatgtgtgtggattatagagatttgaacaaagccagtccgaaagatgattttcctctacctcacattgatatgttggtagatagcacggccaagtttgaggttttctcctttatggatggtttttcaggatacaactagattaagatggcacctgaagacatggaaaagacaacctttatcacaccctgggggacattctgttacaaagtgatgccatttgggttaaagaatgctggtgcgacatatcagagggccatgactactcttttccatgatatgatgcacaaaaaaattgaggtttatgtggatgatatgattgccaagtcccagtcagaggaagggcacatggaggatcttttaaagttgtttcagcgtttgagaaaatatcgtctccgcttaaatccaaacaaatgcacttttggtgtccgttccggaaaattattgggtttcgttgtcagtcaaagaggaattgaagtggatcctgataaagttaaagcaattcaggaaatgccagcacctaagactgagaaacaagtgagaggtttcctcggacgtttgaattatatctccaggttcatttccaatatgactgctacctgtgagccaatcttcaagttgttaaagaaaaatcagggatgtgtgtggaatgaagattgtcagaaagcttttgacaacatcaaagaatatctgcttgaacctcccattttgctccctccagttgagggaaggcctttgattatgtatctcacagtgcttgaaaattcaatgggatgtgtgttgggtcagcatgacgagtctggtcgaaaagagtatgcaatatactaccttagcaaaaagtttaccaagtgcgaaacaagatactcgctgcttgagaaaacttgctgtgctttggtgtgggctgctcgccgactgagacagtatatgttgaaccacaccaccctattaatctccaaaatggatccaattaagtatgtatttgagaaacctgcattaactagaaagattgctcgctggcaaatgttgctatcagaatatgatattgaatatcgagctcagaaagctgtgaaaggaagtgtgttggcagagtacctcgctcaccaaccaattgatgatcatcaatctatcagaatggacttcccagatgaagatataatgtatttgagatctcaagattgggatgaaccattgccagaagaagggctggatcctgaatccaaatggagtttgatttttgatggagcttctaatgttcatggccatggaattggcgccattatcatcactccacatggatcacatgttcctttcactgcaaggatatgttttgactgtacaaataatattgctgagtatgaagcttgcatcatgggacttgaagatgccattaatctgagaattaagattcttgatgtttatggagattccgcacttgtgattaatcagattaaaggagaatgggaaactcgtcatcctggtttaattccttacaaagattacgccagaaggttattgacattcttcaacaaagttgaattccaccacatcccgcgagatgagaatcagatggctgatgcattagccacattgtcttccatgtacaaagtgaatttccataatgaggaacctcagattacaatcaggcgtcttgatagacctgctcatgtatttgtagttgagaaagcaacagatgaaaagccttggtatttcgatattaagcacttcctccagactcaagagtacccacttggggcatcaaataaagataagaaaactttgaggagattggctggcagtttcttcatcaatgctgatgttttgtataaaaggaattatgacatggtcttgctcagatgcgtggatagacacgaagcagacatgttgatgcatgaaattcatgaaggttcttttggtactcatgccaatggacattcgatggctaaaaagatgcttagagcaggttactattggctgacaatggaatctgattgctacaagtttgtaaagaagtgtcacaagtgtcaagtgtatgctgacaagattcatgtgcctccgacacttctcaatgttatttcttccccatggcctttctctatgtggggtattgatatgattggcatgattgaacccaaggcttcaaatggacatcgattcatcctggtagcaatcgattacttcaccaagtgggtagaagctgcttcatatgataatgtgacaaagcaagttgtggtcagatttatcatgaacaacatcatttgcagatatggtgtactgagcaagatcattactgataatggctcgaatctgaacaatagcatgatgagagaactgtgtgaaagcttcaagattgaacatcacaactcttcgccttataggccaaagatgaatggagctgttgaagcagcaaataagaatattaagaagattgtgcaaaagatggttgttacgtacaaggactggcacgagatgctcccttttgctttgcatgggtaccgtacatccgttcgtacttcaacaggggcaactcccttttctttggtttatggcatggaagcagtgctccccgtcgaggttgagattccatcgttgagaattttaatggaaaccaagttatctgaggctgaatggtgccagagcaggtttgatcaattgaatttgatagaagaaaagagaatgacggctttatgccatggtcagttgtaccagaagagaatgaagaaagcttttgataagaaggttcgacctcgtgtattcagagaaggcgacctcgtgctcaaaaggatcttgtctttcacctccgattcaagaagcaagtggactcctaattttgaaggaccatatgttgttaagaaagccttctctggcggtgcattaattcttgcaactatggatggagaagagctcccacgtcccgtgaatgctgatgtagtcaagaaatacttcgcctaaataataaaagaacagctcgctaagttgaaaacccgaaagggcggcttaggcaaaaaagagcgtctcggtggattgaaaacccgaaagggcggtccaggcaaaaattagagacataaacagaataaaatacccggtggactgaaaacccgaaagggcggtccaggaaaaagttagggattcatggcaagtaactacatcagacaagacttgatcatcagcagtcatctgtttatcatgaagaagttcgacacttttcaacggaagcctttgctcaggaattccaagttgagagagaggatggggtcattacatttcaatgtaccttctccacaaaattaccactttccaaactttgtaataatccatgggatcttgccttttgcaggctaccattctattaaaaaagtttgagcctttatctttttattggcaatcttatttctttcatatctctcaaaatgtcatttattgttgatagtaatttttgaaacaaaaagaaaattgatttcaacaaaatccttttgaaaattataaaagaattttttactttgattcatgagtgcattacaaggaatgaatatgttgatgtattcatatgcagaagaacGTATTCCACTCAATgaacctttggcctggttcgaatatggttTAGAACTCAACTACTGTGTTCTCTCAACTTCAATGTTCCCTAGCCATCAAGAGATTGTTATAGCAGcttctgctctggtgttcagcttgagacatgcttgattatgtcatcttcgtgcaccatatcttcatcgtcagtggtacgtcgatgtatttctccttctacctccagtgggacgttggtagttcaccttcagtggaacgttggtgtattttgttatcttcatcgtcagtggtacgtcgatgtatttctctttctacctccagtgggacgttggtagttcaccttcagtggaatgttggtgtattttgttatcttcatcgtcagtggtacgtcgatgtatttctctttctacctccagtgggacgttggtagttcaccttcagtggaacgttggtgtattttgttatcttcatcgtcagtggtacgtcgatgtatttctctttctacctccagtgggacgttggtagttcaccttcagtggaacgttggtgtattttgttatcttcatcgtcagtggtacgtcgatgtatttctctttctacctccagtgggacgttggtagttcaccttcagtggaacgttggtgtattttgttatcttcatcgtcagtggtacgtcgatgtatttctccttctacctccagtgggacgttggtagttcaccttcagtggaacgttggtgtattttgttatcttcatcgtcagcgGTACGTCGATGTATTATCCCTTCtgtatcatcagtggtacggtggtatatctctcttcatatcatcagtggtacggtggtatatctctcttcatgtcatcagtggtacggtggtatatctctcttcatgccttcagtgggacgttggtatgtgttatcgtcagtggtacggcggtacatctcttttatcgtcagtggtacgtcgatgaattatctcttttcatgtcatcagtggtacggtggtatatctctcttcatgccttcagtgggacgttggtatgtgttatcgtcagtggtacggcggtacatctcttcatattatCAGTGGTACGATAgtgtgatttctgttaacagaagattggcattctgattcaagatgcatactttctcatccccaatgAAAGAGGGTGATCCCCTTTTCTCCTCCCCActgaaagaggatgctataacctctctgacgcgaagtgttttccccagagaagtttcttttccacTAAAGTTCCgcctctccaacaaagtcttgccttccccagtggagtttctaagacgtttgtttccccagcggagttatagcaagacatttgttttccccagtggatcacctgttactccccaagtgttaatgtgttggtattgataaattcaaaggatgggaaatctacattgactcttaatgtcaagtgttggcttcttatttggttagaccgtttctttccttagcttttattttacgcaataggatagcctcttcatctcctcccattcttaaattttcaaaatcttctccctttttcaaaaaccttcttatgtttgcaatcttttcaaaacttttttctttaaaaatatctttcgcccttagtggcttttcttcaaaagtttagacaccgttaattgtcgaaacgagtggttataccccacgattttgaaattgattgataataacgagatcttttccgcgtgagagagctagtggcatactcgttgattttatccgagttggagcccttctttcatttgcgatgcaaagaacttgtttgttctcatgctcaagatcaatggctgagtatttctctctaacgacaacaaagtgtttattcgttttttttaaaacgtttttcccaaaaaagcggaactacattagctctgacttctccattgcaccgaggaggtatgtaggcccaaagcttaacgctttgccgagcttattttaaaaataaaacaaacccttttttagcacacacacacacagattttcaaaaaggttcctgtggaataccacagatatgaggggtgctttaaaccttcccctcatataatcaacacccgaacctgagttctcttctttttgttttaaaaacaaaactttgggtttttcgttcttttcccttttcctttgaaaaaataaagcgcggtggcgactttcactgaaatattgattcgagtcaatcccatggcttcgacatcagattttccccgctacaagtacacctttttggaatgagagacatggacagtctctgtcacctttatctttaatctccaataattttcctccttagaagagtctaggttccacatttgtctatcctcagtcagagtcaaCCTTAATCTTGggttttaaacaagaagtctcaaatagttaatcacTCCTCCTTTAAAtctaaatcccctggaaagggttagcctctaaaatcagtcctttaaagtcataattcccctagaaagggttagcctccaaaagcagtcctttaaagtcataattcccctggaaagggttagcctccaaagtcagtcctttaaagtcataattcccctgaaaaagggttagcctccaaaaccagtcctttaaagtcataattcccctggaaagggttagcctccaaaatcagtcctttaaAGTCATAATTCCCCTGGAAaaggtcagcctccaaaatcaatccttcagATCCAAAtttcctggaaagggttagcttccaaaatcatctttcaaaacttcaaaactcCTCATTAGAGTCTAGGTCAATCAATTaaacaaattccccagtagagtcaatcttcaaacctgggtctttcattcatcaattcctgcttaacaaaagcacaatccccaGAAGGGTCAGCCTTTAGTCTCTAAACAATAGAGtaatcctcaatagagtcaaaaatcccctctgagtcagAAGATCCCACACTagtagatctttccccattttaaaagtcagcctcaaccttgggctttgtacaaggcacatactcccttTATAGTCAAAACCCtcctcataggtattcccctagagagtcagccacaactttgggctttatacaaggcagataatagagtctccctagtgagtcctcctccatcaagtagccacaaccttgggctttgtacaaggcagataaaccacattccctgtgtcaaaagattcctaaccttcaggatcttttccccaaagagtcatccatacttagtttccttaacagtcagccacaaccttgggcttcatacaaggcagaaaataatgacttccctagctaaaagtcagccacaaccttgggcttcatacaaggcacaaaatagagtctccctgggtagagtcagccacaattttgggctttatacagaatactaaataaacctttcaatcataaaacaaaataaacactctccagctagagtcagcctcaattctcggctttgtacagaacacaaaatttcttagtttaagttaatttccagtggagtcatctcctagagtcaataaaatcaatcaaaaagccttaaGCTTAGGCCTCGTACAAGCcaactaaaatcaaatctttcatatagcagatagacatagcttatctctatagagagatatttctcctatctcaccatattcaaacaaacaaacaaacaaacatttcaattttaatcattctcccatttaggattttgaaagacatgctctggccagttaacccaggcatgtgtaactttccctaatttggttgagaatccttctttcattcaagagacatttgactggtatacttgcacatacactagtaaggtccctctcttaatgaaatgaatccagcttttctgtcactttaaatgtttgtggtggaatagtagaaatacctctctgtaaagatgatttcatgtctctttactataaacaaagatttaattcaagcttcaaccttgagcttcaagcaaggcaccaaaaataattaatttccctaattagttccccgaactacaaaaagctctgacttccattagggatatgtaggcatgaggttcactaggaatctcagcgagctaatcaaaaaaacaaaaatagtctgtctgtctgtctttttcaattcaattcaatttcccctcctaatacaaaggagaaactttctcaatcaataagcaacaaacacaaacacatagacacagagaaggttcccgtagagtactacagatatgtatgGTGCTTAAAAcgttccctatgtataaccgacctcccggactccagaatttctagtctaggtgaatccttacacttagcaaactcatagggtttatttgagatctttttccccttcctctttcgtaggataattaaaaagtttgattgctatcgtaggaagatctgaaacaaaattcatcccacaacgggcgctttctccttccaaatttcgcgtgaagggtttagcgtgtcgtcctcccaagtgaaacgggtaggtaaaaaaaacgacaccacagacaTCTACGGTCGActttatgaaaatcaagaaaactttgatAAAGTTCATGATTCCCTTGTTCCATCACTAAGCGGTCACACACCGGTTtcaaagtggatgtcattccccgagatgggCCATTTTATAGCAAATGCGTATgatcgggtgtgtgtcgatttgacgagatttgaATTTTCAAAGACAATTTTTTCGCTTGATAGTCGCCCGCCTTTGGACGCGTCTAGCCGCATCATCTCTATCGGGTATCTAAAATCCCGCCTTGCAATACCCAAAAAATCGGAAGGTTTtcaagcttgagtaccgctcgCCTTCGCTTAACGACGACGGAGACGTTCagttcaccccatttgaagtcaagaacgacaaaggtttagcggttttgtggacaaatTTCGACCggttttcttcgaagggtccgatcgagttcgATGCGAAACTTCAATGATTGGAAGctgacgttatcaaaatgttgactcatcctcacttacccgtgtttaacaatatgtaactttaattttatgttatgtgatgtttgtaatttcCATGCGTTATAATAAATCGAAGCGTTGTTGTTTGTTTCATGATTTTTGTATCAAATAAGATTTCAGAAGTACATATTCGAATTCTCCCAAGGGGGtgaattcagagatgcatttccgaattcaccttttttctgaaaattaactatatttcggaagtacatctccgaaatcaccttttaaaaaaaaaaatgttttccgaagtgcatatccgaaaccACCCTTTTTTCATAAAAAGGTAACTTCGAAGATGCATTTTCAAAATATAAGAGCAATTTAGAAATTTCGCTGCGGATGACCAAAAAGGAttgggtctataaagaaatttcctaaagatTAACCAATGTAAATAAAGTTTAGATGCTTTTCCTAAAGAAGTGTACACAATCCACGATGATAACATGAGGGGTGTTCCCATAAGGAGGAATTTAAATTTGTAATTTTGGGCTTCGACCCTCCTTatccacacaaaaaaaaaaaaaattttctaaATAACTCACTTAGACCTTGGTTGTTTAaactttgtatttttaaaatttataaaaaaaagttttattagaatttttttattttaaatttacactAATTTCattgataaatttttttaaaataatctattaattcctaaattaatttctcaattattttattttgacaaTAATTTATATTTGGCTATCatagttatttaatttaatatacattatataaaaatcttttatttcatttatttctcCTTTTTACTCCTCAAATTCTTTTGTTAGAGATTTTTAAAAGGCATATTATATAATGcattttattgcatttaattccaaattttatttctaatttttaagaaaatttattaccaacctttattttttttatattaagacAATTATTTTGATATTGTTTTCCTAAAATTTATTCCTaaattttctatacaaaaaatgtttaaaaagcaTATTATATAATGATTTTTATGTCCAAATCATTCTTTTTAATAGTTTAATATAATTACTATTGCAGACTCTTATTTAAAAATGTGAATCAAAATCAAACCTCAAACACAACTTCCAGAAAACTAAAATGGAAGCTTCAGTTTTTGCAGTTGAGAAAATAATTGGTTacacttttcaaaacaaaaagcTTCTAGAACATGCTCTAACACATACTTCTTACCCAGAAGCAGATTCATACGAGCATCTTGAATACGTTGGTGATGCTGTTTTAGGTCTGGCAATCAGCAGCCACCTCTTCCTCACTTACTCCTCCGTTGATTCTGATACACTCTCCCTCCTCCGTGCCGCTAATGTAAGCACTGAGAAACTCGCTCGCGCTGCCGTTCGTCATGGTTTACACAGTTATGTACGTCACAATATGGTTTCTATTGGTGATGAGATCAAAGAGTTTGTTGATGCGATTGATTGTAAGAATGATTGTTCTGGATCAGTGAAAGCTCCCAAGATTCTTGCTGATATTATGAAATCTATTGTTGCTGCTATTTTTATTGATGTTAATTTGGACCTTAAAAGATTATGGGTGGTATGGTTTATTTTTGTGAGCATTTTCTATTCTTCATTGAATAattcattattataatttattaatgcTTGTAATTTTTGTTGGCAGATAATAAAAGGTCTTTTGGAGCCGATGGTGACATTGGATGATCTGGAACAAAATCCACAACCAGTGAAAATGCTCTACGAGATCTGCCAAAAGAATGGGAAAAAAGTTGATGGAGAGTTGGTTGCATCTTCCTCGGAACAAAAGGACATCGCAAGGTTTGAAGCTGCCAAGGCTGCCTTGGATAAACTACCATGATGTTATCTTTGTTGTAATATTGGCCACCAACACAGCTCTAATAATCACGAACAAGCACGTCAAACTTAATATGCAAAATAATAAGCTAAATGAACACATGAGGTGTTAACTCATAATTAAGGATTTTGAAAAGGAGAAAATTATTTGTTTCATGAGGAGAAAAATAAACCAAATGCGTGTAATGCTGGTATATCCTTTTTAATGAGAAGTTAAGTGAATGTTTCATAAGGAGAAATATGAAGCTTTGACTAAGTAAATTAGCAATGTGTATCGGGAACTTATGTTTGAATAATAACACTTTTTAATCAACAATTTGACAATATAGCATAAACTAGTATATATGGAATGAAAAGGTTGTTTAAAATGAAACTTTTTCATGATTCAAAAATacattagaataaaaataatgaacacaatatttttctcTTGGTTTACTGTTAACGAAACTATTTTCAATCCACCCGCTAAGGTGATTTTGCATTCTCACAAacacttaatccactataaccaaacttaaTTACAAACACAAATGCCTCttgtcaatgtcttcttgagacttctgactataccctagtctctcaaggaaaatCAACTCACAAGTTGAGATACAAAAGGTGTGTTTACAAAGTTACTTTTATAAGAGTAGATTACACAAATTGAAATATAGTGAATAACACAAAAAGTGTTTTTGAGCAAGTGTATGAACAAAAGTTTCTTGCTTTACAACTTTTCTCAGAAAGATGAAATATTTACGCTAAAGAGTTCATGTGAAAAGTTCTTGGCCAAAGTTCTTCTTCCAATCTTCCAAGGGCTTCTTTATATAGGAATAAAAAGATTCGTGGGAGGGTAGaatagaaatttcaaaattccaaaagtATTCTTCTATAACACAGTGAGAGTGGTCGACAAAATGGTACCATAGTATTGTCCTTGTGCTTAAAATCAGTGTAGTGGAAGGAATCTTTGATCTTGTACCATGTACTATTCACTCACGTAAAACCTTTTTGATCTCATCTTCTAATCTTCAGAGGCTTTAGAATGTGTGTTGACGAAGCATGCTTAGAAGGATGAAAAGCAGAATGAGAGTCTTCAGAACCTTGTCTTGAGAGTCGTCAGAACCTCGTCTTCATAACCTTGTCTTGAGAGTCTTCAGAACCtcgtcttcagaacttgttcttcAGAAGCTCAAAACTTGAAAGCGCAATATCTTTAGAGCTTAAGATATCTTCAGAAGCTCTTCTATCAAAGTCATAGTCAGAAGCTTTTAGACAAACGTTCTTTAGAATCGTTGTTTATGAGCATTCTAGAACTTGACTAATTCTTTGTAAAGTGCACTTTGTATCTCTCCGGAATCAGAGTGTGTTGAGTTTAAAAATTGATGACGTCACACGCCATTTCTTCAGAGTGAGAACCTGTTAGTAAAAGCTACACACCAGAAAAAACCATTAGGATACAAAATTATCCTCTAAAAACAATGTATTGTTATCCTCAAAACTAAAGGCCagatgcagaaccaaatcttgttcttacaatctccctctttttgatgatgacaaaactatgtattttgatgATGTTAGCTGGAAGTTTCGACGCCAGACTTAATTTACTatgataattaaaaaagaaaaatatctttGAAGATATTGTGAGACTGTGACAGGAAGAGTTTTGTGAAGAAATGTCAGTCGAAGTTGTCCTTAGGTAAGAGGAAGTTGTGGGATGGAACTTGtggtaccccaatttttgacccagagatcccacctcattttgcattaatcatcatcatcatcattatcatcattcataatcattcgTTACATCATTTTCtaaccaaaaaatatacaaaaagattGTGTTTGCTTGTTGGTTGTTTCACAAGATATGTGATTGATCAAGGAGGtcgagcaaattagggttttgtagctCAAGCTTTCTCATGTGATCAAgttgaaggtgtgaaaaacactagaaagggggATTTGAATAGGGTTTTAACACCAAAAACTTTTCCCTTTTAAAATAAGTAGTTTGTTGATAATAAAGATAAATAcgcaagaaggaaagaacaaggTATGTTTATACTAATTCATTTGAAAAATATCAAGCTAATATAGTCCATCCGCCAAGGTCATTTCGCCTTATCAACAAGATCTTAATCCAATAATATCAAGATTATTACACTTGCACAAGTTAACCGCGAGTGACTCACTTACAACTCTAAGACACATAATCTTAGACTTAAGGATTCTGATCAACTGGTCCCTTAAGGAACAATCAAACTACAGTTTGAAAAGAGAGTTGTTTACAATATAATGTTTCTACATAAGCAGATAGTAAACAGTAATATGAGATTTAATGACAAAAAGAATAAGGAGCTTATGAACAGTCTTTCAAGAGTGTATGAGCGTGTAAAGTGAGCAGCATTTTCTTTGAGTCTTCAAGCCTATTTATAGCCAAATAAATTATATAACTGTTGGAgggtgtttttggaatttctagAAAGTTGGCAGCTTGAAATAAcgtgggagacaagatagtacaACACATTCGTCCTTTCATGGTAGTGGAGCGAAACATTCGCTTGTACCGTGTATCATGTACCATGTAACATTATCTTCCATTCTTCTTGGACTTCAGAGGCTTCTGATGAGCATGAGTTAGAAGAAATAAAATAAGTCTGGGttcttcagagcttcaagtcttcaaaactgcatcttcagaatcttcagcaTTTGGTCTTCGGTACCCTTTATCTTCATAAACATAAATATTCAGCATCTAGATTGTTCCTTATAAACTTTGTATTAAGATCTTCAGAACTTGGTCCCTTTATATAGTGTATCAGAATGACAACTTCAGATCCTTCTGAAGTGGTT
Encoded proteins:
- the LOC131640207 gene encoding ribonuclease 3-like protein 2, whose translation is MEASVFAVEKIIGYTFQNKKLLEHALTHTSYPEADSYEHLEYVGDAVLGLAISSHLFLTYSSVDSDTLSLLRAANVSTEKLARAAVRHGLHSYVRHNMVSIGDEIKEFVDAIDCKNDCSGSVKAPKILADIMKSIVAAIFIDVNLDLKRLWVIIKGLLEPMVTLDDLEQNPQPVKMLYEICQKNGKKVDGELVASSSEQKDIARFEAAKAALDKLP